One Aminivibrio pyruvatiphilus DNA window includes the following coding sequences:
- a CDS encoding dipeptidase — protein MNSGTDFLGRAAELHRNSFVADAHFDLLPFVLEKRERGETRVIERDYLPGLREAGVDLVVSSLFLSGRYLPEMGLRRSLDYISALHAEIEESPGLFSLCRSTGEILEANGRGELALLLSFEGLDPIGNDLSLLRIFFELGVRGVGITWSRRNYAADGCFFDPAEEGRKGGLTEFGVRALREALRLGMYLDISHLNDEGVEDVFELFDCPVMASHSNCRSLAPVMRNLTDSQTARLAERGGVQGMNTCSTFVANPDEKTVDGKDLADHADRIARQTGPGTVCFGFDFCDETRDFSGPGPFREYDCVKGYPGSVAFTAELLSRGWSEQDVRGILGENLLAFLGRTIG, from the coding sequence ATGAACAGCGGAACGGACTTTCTGGGCCGGGCGGCGGAGCTCCACAGGAACTCCTTCGTGGCGGACGCCCACTTCGACCTCCTGCCCTTCGTGCTCGAAAAGCGCGAACGGGGGGAGACACGGGTCATCGAGCGGGACTACCTTCCCGGTCTTCGGGAGGCGGGAGTGGACCTGGTGGTGTCCTCCCTATTCCTGAGCGGCCGGTACCTCCCCGAGATGGGCCTCCGCAGGTCTCTGGACTACATCAGCGCCCTCCACGCCGAAATCGAGGAAAGCCCGGGGCTCTTCTCCCTCTGCCGGAGCACCGGCGAGATCCTGGAGGCCAACGGACGGGGAGAGCTTGCCCTTCTCCTCTCTTTTGAAGGGCTGGACCCCATAGGGAACGACCTCTCCCTCCTCAGGATCTTTTTCGAGCTCGGCGTCCGGGGTGTGGGCATCACATGGAGCAGGAGGAACTACGCCGCCGACGGGTGCTTCTTCGACCCGGCGGAGGAGGGGCGGAAGGGGGGGCTCACGGAATTCGGCGTCCGGGCCCTCCGGGAGGCCCTCCGCCTCGGGATGTACCTCGACATCAGCCATCTCAACGACGAAGGGGTGGAAGACGTCTTCGAACTCTTCGACTGCCCCGTCATGGCGTCCCACTCCAACTGCCGCTCCCTCGCCCCGGTGATGCGCAACCTCACCGACAGCCAGACGGCGCGCCTCGCAGAGCGGGGAGGCGTCCAGGGGATGAACACCTGCAGCACCTTTGTCGCAAACCCGGACGAAAAGACCGTGGACGGGAAAGACCTGGCGGACCATGCCGACCGCATTGCCCGGCAGACAGGACCGGGGACCGTCTGCTTCGGTTTCGATTTCTGCGACGAGACCCGGGACTTTTCCGGTCCCGGCCCCTTCAGGGAATACGACTGCGTGAAGGGCTACCCCGGAAGCGTGGCCTTTACCGCCGAACTGCTCTCCAGGGGCTGGAGCGAACAGGACGTCCGGGGAATCTTAGGCGAAAACCTGCTCGCCTTCCTCGGGCGCACCATCGGATAG
- the mgtE gene encoding magnesium transporter, with protein sequence MSPERGGKTMKEIRAKIVASVEKLFGRKQFKALKDLLCTMEPVDIADVLSGKPPAERVFLFRLLPKDLAIDVFEFLEGTEREELLSSFTDAEAAAVIEEMSDDDRTALFDELPAKTVKKLLFHLSPEERKIANTLLNYPEDSAGHIMTTEFIDLDETLTASGALDTIRETASKKETIYTAFVVDEERRLKGTVRLEDIILASPDAPVSGLMDEHPVFTSTETDREEAAGTMSKYDLQAMPVLDREHRLVGILTFDDILDVVQEEATEDFERMAGISPVEESYMDAGVLTLTRKRFTWLLVCIVTQVFSSFILENYAFALESVVALAFFIPLLIDTGGNTGTQSATLVIRGLTTGELSGDDVKKVISKELVLGLLLGGTLGALAALRALTMGTGYGVVLTVGISVVAVVSLGNLVGSLMPFAARKFGIDPAIMSGPFITTVVDIIGLLVYFEVARRLLGLG encoded by the coding sequence ATGTCTCCGGAGAGGGGGGGAAAGACCATGAAGGAAATCCGGGCGAAAATCGTCGCGAGCGTGGAAAAGCTGTTCGGGCGAAAGCAGTTCAAGGCTCTGAAGGACCTGCTCTGCACCATGGAGCCTGTGGATATCGCGGACGTTCTTTCCGGAAAGCCTCCCGCCGAACGGGTCTTTCTTTTCCGCCTTCTTCCGAAGGATCTTGCCATAGACGTGTTCGAGTTTCTCGAGGGAACGGAACGGGAGGAGCTCCTTTCAAGCTTCACCGACGCGGAAGCCGCGGCGGTCATCGAGGAAATGTCGGACGATGACCGGACCGCCCTTTTTGACGAGCTGCCGGCCAAGACCGTGAAAAAACTTCTCTTCCATCTTTCACCGGAGGAGAGGAAAATCGCCAATACCCTCCTCAACTACCCCGAGGATTCGGCCGGCCACATCATGACCACAGAATTCATCGATCTCGACGAGACCCTCACCGCATCGGGAGCCCTGGACACAATCAGGGAGACGGCCTCGAAAAAGGAAACCATATACACGGCGTTCGTGGTGGACGAGGAAAGACGGCTGAAAGGCACAGTCCGCCTCGAGGACATCATCCTCGCTTCCCCTGACGCTCCCGTGAGCGGCCTGATGGACGAACATCCCGTTTTCACCTCCACGGAAACCGACCGGGAGGAGGCCGCCGGGACCATGTCGAAGTACGACCTCCAGGCCATGCCGGTGCTGGACCGGGAACACCGCCTTGTGGGCATCCTCACCTTCGACGACATCCTGGACGTGGTGCAGGAAGAGGCCACCGAGGACTTCGAGCGTATGGCCGGCATTTCGCCCGTGGAGGAAAGCTACATGGACGCGGGGGTTCTCACCCTTACCAGGAAGAGGTTCACCTGGCTGCTGGTCTGTATCGTCACCCAGGTGTTCTCATCCTTCATTCTCGAGAATTACGCCTTCGCCCTGGAAAGCGTGGTGGCCCTGGCCTTCTTCATCCCCCTGCTGATCGACACGGGAGGAAACACGGGCACCCAGAGCGCCACCCTCGTCATCCGCGGCCTGACCACCGGCGAATTATCCGGGGACGATGTAAAAAAGGTCATCTCAAAAGAGCTTGTACTCGGTCTTCTTCTCGGGGGCACCCTGGGCGCCCTTGCGGCTCTCCGCGCCCTGACCATGGGGACAGGGTACGGCGTTGTCCTGACGGTGGGCATTTCGGTGGTCGCCGTCGTTTCCCTCGGCAACCTCGTCGGAAGCCTCATGCCCTTTGCGGCACGGAAATTCGGCATCGACCCCGCCATAATGTCAGGTCCCTTTATAACCACGGTGGTAGACATTATCGGTCTGCTTGTCTACTTCGAAGTGGCCCGCCGCCTTCTGGGTCTCGGCTGA
- a CDS encoding DEAD/DEAH box helicase — MEASAGFSRLAEGVRRWVWKQGWPSLREIQEMALLPVLDGKEDVILSAATAGGKTEAAFLPACTRMAESPLPGTAILYVSPLKALINDQARRLESLCGSVGFPVTPWHGDAPEGGKNSLRKNPRGVLLITPESLESLLMNSPAWCGEAFAGLVNVIVDEFHAFLGTERGCQLQSLLRRIEFLIGRTVPRIALSATLGEMEKAASALRPEKTLPCRILASEGKGSELLLQVRGYRTPRADRGARPGLPGELVQDVYRLLRGDSHLLFTNSRSRTEELAAALSALCGRNFVPNEFFPHHGSLAPDLRRSLEERLQKKDLPTTAVCTSTLELGIDIGSVASIGQVGEPGTVSGLRQRLGRSGRRGGPAVLRVFAEEDETGPDSHPADALRLSLVQTAAVLSLLLRKWREPPREGLYHLSTLVQQTLSVIAQYGGVRADQLWTLLCGTGPFHAVGKKDFGDFLRGLAEKQAITQLGDGRLVPGTEGELLTDRYTFFTAFSSPEEYRLEYNGELLGTAPLEIPPSPGGSLLFAGKAWETVAVIASSKTVLLRPSAGGTPPRLAGGRTVVHDTVRREMKQVLLAGDPSRYFNPTAAELFREGAERFRNWRLGETDILEDKGSLHLFPWRGDEVVEAAAMLLRRMNLRADTFGGVITLPGCSAAGLREAAGRIPGRGLPSGEELAADAPDTEIEKFDYLVPERLRRRGWAARYLDVPGAAEWLGSLAGRK; from the coding sequence ATGGAAGCCTCCGCAGGTTTCAGCCGCCTGGCCGAGGGGGTCCGCCGCTGGGTCTGGAAGCAAGGGTGGCCCTCCCTTCGGGAGATCCAGGAGATGGCCCTGCTGCCCGTCCTCGACGGAAAGGAGGACGTGATCCTCAGTGCCGCCACCGCCGGGGGCAAGACGGAGGCCGCCTTCCTTCCCGCCTGCACGCGCATGGCGGAATCGCCCCTTCCCGGAACGGCCATCCTCTATGTGAGCCCCCTCAAGGCCCTCATCAACGACCAGGCCCGGAGGCTGGAAAGCCTCTGCGGTTCCGTGGGCTTTCCCGTCACCCCGTGGCACGGGGATGCCCCGGAGGGGGGAAAGAACAGTCTCCGGAAGAACCCCCGGGGGGTTCTGCTCATCACCCCCGAATCCCTGGAGTCCCTGCTCATGAACTCCCCCGCCTGGTGCGGCGAAGCCTTCGCCGGCCTGGTGAACGTCATCGTGGACGAGTTCCACGCCTTCCTCGGCACGGAGCGGGGATGCCAGCTCCAGTCCCTCCTCCGGCGGATAGAGTTCCTCATCGGCCGGACGGTCCCCCGGATCGCCCTCAGCGCCACCCTGGGGGAGATGGAGAAGGCCGCGTCGGCCCTCCGCCCGGAGAAAACCCTTCCCTGCAGGATTCTCGCCTCGGAGGGAAAGGGCAGCGAGCTTCTGCTCCAGGTCCGGGGGTACAGGACGCCCCGGGCGGACAGGGGGGCGCGCCCGGGCCTCCCCGGCGAACTGGTTCAGGACGTCTACCGCCTCCTCAGGGGCGATTCCCACCTCCTCTTCACCAACAGCCGCTCCCGGACCGAAGAGCTTGCCGCCGCCCTCTCCGCCCTCTGCGGCCGCAATTTCGTCCCCAACGAGTTCTTCCCCCACCACGGCAGCCTTGCACCGGACCTTCGCCGGAGCCTCGAGGAGCGCCTTCAGAAGAAGGACCTTCCCACCACGGCGGTGTGCACCTCCACCCTCGAGCTGGGCATCGACATCGGCTCCGTGGCGTCCATAGGCCAGGTGGGGGAGCCGGGCACCGTATCGGGCCTCCGGCAGCGCCTCGGCCGCTCGGGACGGCGGGGCGGACCCGCCGTGCTCCGGGTCTTCGCGGAGGAGGACGAAACGGGCCCCGACAGCCACCCGGCCGACGCTCTCCGGCTGTCCCTGGTGCAGACCGCCGCCGTCCTCTCCCTGCTGCTGCGGAAATGGCGGGAACCTCCCCGGGAGGGGCTCTACCACCTCTCGACCCTGGTCCAGCAGACCCTCTCGGTGATTGCCCAGTACGGCGGTGTCCGGGCGGACCAGCTCTGGACGCTGCTCTGCGGCACGGGGCCCTTCCATGCAGTGGGAAAGAAAGATTTCGGCGACTTCCTCCGGGGTCTCGCGGAAAAGCAGGCCATAACCCAGCTCGGCGACGGCCGCCTCGTCCCCGGCACGGAGGGAGAGCTTCTGACGGACCGGTACACTTTTTTCACCGCCTTCTCCTCCCCGGAGGAATACCGGCTCGAATACAACGGGGAACTCCTGGGTACGGCCCCCCTGGAGATTCCCCCGTCACCCGGCGGTTCGCTCCTCTTCGCCGGGAAGGCCTGGGAGACCGTGGCCGTGATTGCCTCCAGCAAGACCGTCCTTCTCCGTCCCTCCGCCGGGGGAACGCCCCCCCGCCTTGCCGGCGGAAGGACAGTGGTCCACGACACCGTCCGGAGGGAGATGAAGCAGGTCCTTCTCGCGGGGGATCCCTCCCGGTATTTCAACCCCACGGCGGCGGAGCTCTTCCGGGAAGGGGCTGAGCGGTTCCGGAACTGGAGGCTCGGGGAGACGGACATCCTCGAAGACAAGGGCAGCCTCCATCTCTTTCCCTGGAGGGGAGACGAGGTCGTCGAGGCGGCCGCCATGCTGCTCCGGAGAATGAACCTCCGGGCGGACACCTTCGGCGGCGTAATCACCCTTCCCGGGTGCAGCGCTGCCGGACTCCGGGAAGCCGCCGGGCGAATCCCCGGCCGGGGCCTGCCTTCCGGCGAAGAGCTGGCAGCGGATGCCCCGGACACGGAGATCGAAAAATTCGACTATCTCGTCCCGGAACGGCTCCGGCGGCGGGGGTGGGCCGCCCGGTACCTGGATGTCCCGGGCGCCGCCGAATGGCTCGGGAGCCTGGCCGGGCGGAAATGA
- a CDS encoding aminotransferase class V-fold PLP-dependent enzyme, protein MGIYMNNGATTWPKPECVARAMADFLTGRGANLARGSASERDMGTLDLVFTCRERLASFFGGWEDDPRYVNFTANVTESLNVVFKGYLKPGMKVLTSSMEHNAVIRPLRRLEAGGVSVEVLPCDGEGFLHPSTLAKALKESDVSLVALSHCSNVCGTVQDLEALAAVCREAAVPLVADCAQTAGILPLDAEKLGLAALCFTGHKGLFGPQGIGGILWKPDFAEKTAWFVEGGTGSYSHLELQPDTMPDKFEAGTPNLPGIAGLLAALDWIEETGIENIRRREESLGALLLEGLLSLPGVQLSGRKSMDGRLPVFAVNFEGRDNGILAARLSDEWGIETRPGLHCAPLAHKTLGTFPGGALRLSPGWFTTVDEVRKTVDALKAVLAS, encoded by the coding sequence TTGGGGATCTACATGAACAACGGAGCCACCACCTGGCCGAAGCCGGAATGCGTCGCCCGCGCCATGGCGGACTTTCTCACCGGCAGGGGCGCGAACCTCGCCCGGGGAAGCGCCTCGGAGCGGGACATGGGAACCCTCGACCTGGTATTCACCTGCCGGGAGCGCCTCGCCTCCTTCTTCGGAGGATGGGAAGACGATCCGCGGTACGTCAATTTCACCGCAAACGTCACAGAATCCCTCAACGTGGTGTTCAAGGGGTACCTCAAACCCGGGATGAAGGTGCTTACCTCGTCCATGGAGCATAATGCGGTGATCCGCCCTCTCCGCCGTCTCGAGGCCGGAGGGGTTTCCGTGGAAGTCCTCCCGTGCGACGGGGAAGGGTTTCTTCATCCCTCGACCCTCGCCAAAGCGCTCAAGGAGTCCGATGTTTCGCTGGTGGCCCTTTCTCACTGCAGCAACGTCTGCGGCACCGTGCAGGACCTTGAGGCCCTGGCTGCAGTCTGCCGGGAGGCGGCCGTACCTCTCGTCGCTGACTGCGCCCAGACTGCGGGGATCCTGCCCCTGGACGCCGAAAAGCTGGGGCTGGCGGCTCTCTGCTTCACCGGCCACAAGGGGCTCTTCGGGCCCCAGGGCATCGGGGGCATTCTCTGGAAGCCCGATTTCGCCGAAAAAACGGCATGGTTTGTGGAAGGCGGCACGGGAAGCTACTCCCACCTTGAGCTGCAGCCCGACACCATGCCCGACAAGTTTGAGGCGGGCACGCCAAACCTTCCGGGAATAGCCGGTCTTCTGGCGGCCCTGGACTGGATAGAGGAAACAGGGATTGAAAATATCCGGCGGAGAGAAGAGTCCCTGGGGGCCCTTCTCCTTGAAGGACTGCTCTCCCTTCCGGGAGTGCAGCTCTCCGGGCGGAAGTCCATGGACGGACGCCTGCCCGTGTTCGCCGTCAACTTTGAGGGGCGGGACAACGGCATACTCGCCGCCCGGCTCTCCGACGAGTGGGGCATAGAAACGAGGCCGGGGCTGCACTGCGCCCCTCTGGCCCACAAAACCCTGGGAACGTTTCCGGGAGGGGCCCTGCGCCTCAGCCCGGGATGGTTCACCACCGTGGACGAGGTCCGGAAAACGGTGGACGCCCTGAAGGCGGTGCTTGCATCATGA
- a CDS encoding beta/gamma crystallin domain-containing protein translates to MSISPGRTWNDRISSLKIGKDTAVLLCTDIDFGGPCIFFSGDGQRSTDIISLHGTGWEDRISSMKVRARGWTPWSESGGSSGGSQEQGGTGGTGGGSQGEPSGGSGGTGPGNEQARSEEIDPLENEIFFFKNTGCQGEHRMYADGEDLPDLRQLPFWDSTGNWNDGISSLKIGANAQAYVCTHIDFGEPCVQHRGDGSGVTRIDNLHASGWGDRISSIKVRGKNWNPEDDIPEPQADEVIFFEHVDYGGKHLIVKANRHELDLTKVFLENSNTSWNDKISSIKVGSSVKAEIYEHINPGSNTRPIHTYPAGSRVPTLHSFGWGDRISAIRVLDDLGN, encoded by the coding sequence ATGTCGATTTCCCCGGGCAGGACATGGAACGACAGGATCAGCTCTCTGAAGATAGGCAAGGACACCGCGGTCCTGCTGTGCACGGATATCGATTTCGGAGGCCCCTGCATATTTTTCAGCGGCGACGGGCAGAGAAGCACGGACATCATCAGCCTTCACGGCACCGGGTGGGAAGACAGGATTTCCTCCATGAAGGTGCGTGCCAGGGGATGGACTCCCTGGAGCGAAAGCGGAGGTTCTTCCGGAGGGTCCCAGGAACAGGGAGGAACCGGAGGTACAGGGGGAGGGAGCCAGGGCGAGCCATCGGGCGGATCCGGAGGCACAGGCCCGGGAAATGAACAGGCCCGCAGCGAGGAAATAGATCCCCTGGAGAACGAAATTTTCTTTTTCAAGAATACAGGCTGCCAGGGGGAACACAGGATGTATGCCGACGGTGAGGACCTGCCCGATCTCCGGCAGCTTCCGTTCTGGGACTCCACCGGAAACTGGAATGACGGGATAAGTTCCCTGAAGATAGGGGCCAACGCCCAGGCCTACGTCTGCACCCATATCGACTTCGGCGAACCCTGCGTCCAGCACCGGGGGGACGGGTCCGGGGTCACCCGGATCGACAATCTCCACGCCAGCGGGTGGGGCGACAGGATCTCCTCCATCAAGGTCCGGGGGAAGAACTGGAACCCGGAGGACGATATTCCGGAACCCCAGGCTGACGAGGTCATTTTCTTCGAACATGTGGACTACGGGGGGAAGCATCTCATAGTCAAGGCGAACAGGCACGAGCTTGATCTCACGAAAGTTTTCCTGGAGAACTCGAACACCAGCTGGAACGACAAAATCAGTTCCATAAAAGTCGGAAGCTCCGTAAAGGCGGAGATTTACGAACACATCAACCCCGGCTCCAATACCCGGCCCATTCATACCTACCCTGCCGGGTCACGAGTTCCCACGCTTCATTCCTTCGGCTGGGGCGACAGGATCTCGGCGATCCGGGTGCTGGACGACCTGGGAAACTGA
- a CDS encoding P1 family peptidase yields MDFRKRITDYGVNTGILPRGPRNAITDVEGVRVGHCTLADGPVQTGVTAVLPHGGNLFREKLLAACHVINGFGKSAGLVQVEEMGTLETPVLLTNTFAVGAASEALVRHMLADNPDIGRETGTVNPVVCECNDGFLNDIRGFAVREEHVLRALASASEDFEEGAVGAGRGMSCHQLKGGIGTASRVLEVEGASFTLGVLVLSNYGQLEDLRVDGRHIGPAIGKIHPPQDEQGSIIAVIATDIPLTERQLGRVARRASVGITRTGAFIGSGSGEIALAFTTANRFRHHETAPLLSLSMLNENHINLAFRAAAEATEEAVLNSMVRAEPVSGRDGHIRHSLAEYAHLFARQ; encoded by the coding sequence ATGGACTTCCGCAAGCGCATAACCGACTACGGCGTCAACACAGGAATACTGCCCCGGGGACCCCGGAACGCCATCACCGACGTGGAGGGAGTCCGGGTGGGCCACTGCACCCTGGCCGACGGCCCCGTGCAGACGGGGGTCACCGCCGTTCTGCCCCACGGAGGCAACCTCTTCCGGGAAAAGCTCCTCGCCGCCTGCCACGTGATCAACGGCTTCGGAAAGTCCGCCGGGCTCGTCCAGGTGGAGGAGATGGGCACCCTCGAGACACCTGTCCTCCTCACCAACACCTTCGCCGTGGGGGCGGCATCGGAGGCCCTCGTCCGGCACATGCTGGCGGACAACCCCGACATCGGCCGGGAGACGGGAACGGTCAATCCCGTGGTCTGCGAGTGCAACGACGGCTTCCTCAACGACATACGGGGCTTCGCCGTCCGGGAGGAGCACGTGCTCCGGGCCCTCGCCTCGGCCTCGGAGGACTTTGAGGAGGGGGCCGTCGGGGCGGGCAGGGGCATGTCGTGCCACCAGCTCAAGGGCGGCATCGGCACCGCCTCACGGGTTCTCGAGGTAGAAGGGGCCTCCTTCACCCTGGGAGTCCTCGTCCTCTCCAACTACGGCCAGCTGGAGGACCTCCGGGTGGACGGGCGGCACATCGGCCCCGCCATCGGGAAAATCCACCCGCCCCAGGACGAGCAGGGGTCCATCATCGCCGTGATCGCCACGGACATTCCCCTCACAGAGCGCCAGCTCGGCCGGGTCGCCCGCAGGGCGTCCGTGGGCATCACCAGGACCGGGGCCTTCATCGGCAGCGGCAGCGGTGAAATCGCCCTCGCCTTCACCACGGCGAACCGCTTCCGCCACCACGAAACGGCGCCCCTGCTCTCCCTCTCCATGCTCAACGAAAACCACATCAACCTCGCCTTCCGGGCCGCCGCCGAGGCCACGGAGGAAGCGGTGCTCAACTCCATGGTCCGTGCGGAACCCGTTTCCGGAAGGGACGGACATATCAGGCACTCCCTGGCGGAGTACGCCCATCTCTTTGCCCGGCAGTGA
- a CDS encoding tetratricopeptide repeat protein, with protein MRKTISVLALLLLLQVLCLPGRAEEGGWKTLHEHALSLYRSGMFSEAVTEGLKALGEAEKTAGPDSPEAASTLGLLANAWHSLGQYDEAGPYYLRALAIHEARNGPNHPDTASTLNNLAQLRHFQARYGESEALYKRAVESYEKALGKDDPALATPLNNLAELYRSQGNAAAAEPLFFRAMALYEEHFGPDHPNVAMCLNNLALLYQDGGSPDQAESMFRRALAVFETLGPEHPYVAASLNNLALLLFGQQKTAAAEPLFIRALGIYEKNFGEGHPSVASVIHNLGELNRAKGDAKQSEAYFRRALAIKERYLGPDHPSVAGTLENLAALYRESGRNEEAKPLEERAAAIRRLHR; from the coding sequence ATGAGAAAGACTATTTCCGTGCTTGCCCTGCTTCTCCTTCTCCAGGTCCTCTGCCTGCCCGGGAGGGCGGAAGAAGGAGGCTGGAAAACGCTCCACGAACACGCCCTCTCCCTCTACCGGTCCGGCATGTTCTCCGAGGCCGTCACCGAAGGCCTGAAGGCCCTCGGCGAGGCGGAGAAAACGGCGGGCCCCGACTCCCCCGAGGCGGCGTCCACCCTGGGGCTTCTCGCCAACGCGTGGCACAGCCTCGGGCAGTATGACGAGGCAGGGCCGTACTATCTCCGGGCCCTGGCCATCCACGAGGCGCGGAACGGCCCGAACCATCCCGACACCGCGTCCACCCTCAACAACCTCGCCCAGCTCCGCCACTTCCAGGCCAGGTACGGGGAATCCGAAGCCCTCTACAAGCGGGCTGTCGAATCCTACGAAAAGGCCCTCGGGAAGGACGATCCGGCCCTTGCCACGCCGCTGAACAACCTCGCCGAGCTCTACCGCTCCCAGGGAAACGCCGCCGCCGCCGAGCCCCTGTTCTTCCGGGCCATGGCGCTCTACGAGGAACACTTCGGCCCGGACCACCCCAACGTGGCCATGTGCCTGAACAACCTGGCCCTTCTGTACCAGGACGGAGGCAGCCCCGACCAGGCGGAATCCATGTTCCGCCGCGCCCTCGCCGTCTTCGAGACCCTCGGCCCCGAGCATCCCTACGTGGCGGCTTCGCTGAACAACCTGGCCCTCCTGCTCTTCGGGCAGCAAAAGACCGCAGCGGCGGAGCCCCTGTTCATACGCGCCCTGGGCATCTATGAAAAGAATTTCGGGGAGGGACACCCATCGGTGGCATCGGTGATCCACAACCTGGGGGAACTGAACCGGGCAAAAGGGGACGCAAAACAGTCGGAAGCCTATTTCAGAAGGGCCCTCGCCATCAAGGAACGGTATCTCGGTCCCGACCATCCCTCCGTGGCCGGTACCCTGGAAAACCTCGCCGCCCTCTACCGGGAGTCGGGGCGGAATGAAGAGGCGAAGCCCCTGGAGGAACGGGCGGCGGCCATACGGCGGCTGCACCGGTGA
- a CDS encoding ATP-binding protein, which yields MDSRKMKIRPRERDAILQSLRAGVTPRTGLHHIQVGRAREVEALLKDLDRILDGGSAFRLIIGAYGSGKSFFLQLVRSIALEKGLVTLHGDLSPDRRLYSTGGQARNLYAELARNLSTRTKPDGGGFPGLVERFLSETRKEAEAEGKPMSTAIHGRLEKLSELVGGYDFASVIDAYWNGYERSDDALRANAVRWLRGEFATRTDARNALGVRTIIDDANVYDTFKILSLFVRQAGYGGLLVNLDEMVNLYKLASSKARLSNYEQILRMLNDCLQGTAEAVGFLLGGTPDFLYDPRKGLYSYEAIQSRLNENAFAKAAGVTDYDAPILHLGSLTPEELYVLLGNIRNVYAAGDPAKYLVPDEALAAFLAHCSQKIGEAYFRTPRTTIKAFADFLAVLEQNPDIRWNSLIDEIPVEEDRPSDMPEIGERDGEGEAGDDDLTSFTI from the coding sequence ATGGACAGCAGGAAGATGAAAATCCGGCCCCGTGAGCGGGACGCCATTCTCCAGTCCCTCCGGGCGGGCGTGACGCCCCGAACGGGGCTCCACCACATCCAGGTCGGCCGGGCGAGGGAAGTGGAAGCCCTGCTGAAGGACCTGGACCGCATCCTCGACGGCGGGTCGGCCTTCCGGCTCATCATCGGGGCCTACGGCTCGGGCAAGAGCTTCTTCCTCCAGCTCGTCCGGTCCATTGCCCTGGAAAAGGGGCTGGTGACCCTTCACGGTGATCTCTCGCCGGACCGCAGGCTTTATTCCACGGGAGGGCAGGCCCGGAACCTCTACGCCGAGCTGGCCCGCAATCTCTCCACCAGGACAAAGCCCGACGGTGGAGGCTTTCCCGGTCTCGTGGAGCGGTTCCTCTCCGAGACGCGGAAAGAGGCGGAAGCGGAGGGAAAGCCCATGTCCACCGCCATCCACGGCAGGCTGGAGAAACTCTCGGAACTCGTGGGCGGGTATGATTTCGCCTCCGTAATAGATGCCTACTGGAACGGCTACGAGCGGAGCGACGACGCCCTCAGGGCGAACGCCGTCCGGTGGCTCCGGGGCGAGTTCGCCACCCGCACCGACGCCCGGAACGCCCTGGGCGTGCGCACCATCATCGACGACGCCAACGTCTACGACACCTTCAAGATCCTCAGCCTCTTCGTCCGGCAGGCGGGCTACGGCGGCCTGCTGGTGAACCTCGACGAGATGGTGAACCTCTACAAGCTGGCCAGTTCCAAGGCCCGGCTCTCCAACTACGAACAGATCCTCAGGATGCTCAACGACTGCCTCCAGGGCACCGCCGAGGCCGTGGGGTTCCTCCTGGGCGGAACGCCCGATTTCCTCTACGATCCCCGGAAGGGGCTCTACAGCTACGAGGCCATCCAGTCCCGTCTCAACGAGAACGCCTTCGCGAAGGCGGCCGGGGTGACCGACTACGACGCCCCCATCCTCCACCTCGGCAGCCTGACCCCGGAAGAGCTCTACGTCCTCCTGGGGAACATCCGGAACGTCTACGCCGCCGGAGACCCGGCGAAATATCTCGTTCCCGACGAGGCCCTGGCGGCCTTCCTCGCCCACTGCTCGCAAAAGATCGGCGAGGCCTATTTCCGGACCCCCCGGACCACCATCAAGGCCTTCGCCGACTTCCTCGCCGTGCTGGAGCAGAACCCGGACATCCGGTGGAACTCCCTCATCGACGAAATTCCCGTGGAGGAGGACCGTCCCTCCGACATGCCCGAGATCGGGGAAAGGGACGGCGAAGGGGAGGCCGGGGACGACGATCTGACCTCCTTCACAATCTGA